From the genome of Terriglobia bacterium:
GGTGGCAAGTTCCCTTTATGACAGTCTCAGCTCAGCGACGTGGGACCCGATCTGCTGGGATGGCAAGGAGCAGGTTCCTTTGAACACGGTGCCGGGGATGACCAGTTGTAAGGACGAAAGTCAGGGCAAGTATTGGGAACCGGTTTACCGAATCGTTTCGCTCGCTCAGACGAGTTCGGCAGGCTTTGGAACTGGCTCGCGACGAATGGTCATCGCCGAAGTGGCAAAGACTCCGCCACTGGTCACGAACGCTGCCGTCGATTCGCAGGACCACGTGACGCTCAACGGTCAACTGAATGTCAACGGGTTTGATAGCTGTACCTGCGACATGAATTACAGTAAGAACAACGGCTATGTCACCACGAACTGTACGACTACCACGGTTGGAGGCGTGCAGACGACGACATGTCCGAACCGGACACCGTACACTTGCGACAACTCAAAATACGCAATCTATGCCTCGGGAACGATTGACAAGGCGACGAGTTCTGAAAATCTGGTTGCGGGTACGAACCCTGCTGTGGTTCAGAACCAGCCGTGGATCTATGACATCAATGACTATATCAACACCTACAAGCAGGGAGCGGTCTCTGTAACTGGTTCTCCTTACAACTACACCTGCACTGCTCCGACGTATGACAGTAATGGAAACCTGATCAGCAATGGCACGTGCGGTACAGAGTCAAGCCAGACCTTCGGTATCCCGCCAAATTTCCCATTGAGCTATAACTCGGACGGAACTCTGAATACATCAGGACAGACGCCCTCCCCCTACAACCAAGTTACCTATGTTCCCGGCGATCTCCAATTGACGAGCAGTTCCCAGGGGAACGGAATCCTTATCGTGGACGGCGATCTCGACATCCACGGTGGCTTGAATTTCTACGGCCTCATCCTGGTGAAGGGCGTGGTTAAGTTTACGGGTGGTGGCTCCGATCACACCAACATTATCGGCGCAGTGCTCGCCGGGCAAGAATCATACGTCGACAACACCCTCGGCGGCAGTGCCGTGATCAACTTCAATTCTTGCGCCCTCAAACAGAACCAGATTCCGCAGCCGCCGCGACTGCTGAGTATTCGAGAGGCGACCTACTAGAGGTGATTATGAAAACAAGACATTGGATTTTGGCCAGTACCTTGGCGCTCCTTGCTGTCGCGCTGGCGCAACCGGCGGCGGCCCAGAATGATAGTGCGATCGTGCAGGCTGCGAAGCAGAAGTCGAGCGAGAAGAAATCCGGACACGTCTACACCAATGACGACTTCCCGGATTCCCAGGCACCGCCGGATAACAACACAGCGAGCCAGGGCGATGCATCTGCAATGACGGACCAGGGTGACGGAGCCAAGGCCGATGTTTCAGGCGATAAGACCGACGCAAAGGCCGGAGACAAGAAGGCAGACCCAAAATCAGCCGATGCTGCCAAGGCTGCCGACGACCAGAAACTCAAGGATCTGGAAGGTAAGCTCTCCGACGCCAAAAAGGGTGAGCAGGATCTCCAAAGAAAACTGGATACGTTGCAGCAGAAGGCCGACAGCACTCAGGACCAGTTCCGGAAGAATATGTACCTCGACATGATCTCCAACCAGCAGATTACGTTGTCGGAATTCCGCCGCGAACAGGAATCCTTGACCGCGCAGATCGAACAGGAAAAGAATAAGAGCAAGGACAAGACAGCAGATCAGGAAGACAAGGCCTCGGATCAGAAATAGGAATCGGCTCTGTGATCAAGGCTGGCCTTTCGGCCAGCCTTTTCCACTGATCTCAAGAGAGTGGTTGCCGGCACGAGTGGCGGCTTCGTAAAATTATTCTCCAGATGTCGCGTTCCGGTGGGATCCTCGACAACCAAGACTTAGCTCGAGTTCAAAACACGCTCCTCGCCTGGTACCGCCGCGAGCGGCGCGACCTGCCTTGGCGCGAAACCCGCGATCCCTACCGCATCTGGATTTCCGAAATCATGTTGCAGCAGACGCGTGTGACTGCCGTGCTGAAGTACTATCGGCGCTTCCTGGCGCGATTTCCTGACGTGCACACGCTCGCCGTGGCCAAAGAAGCCGATGTGCTCGCCGTGTGGAGCGGTCTGGGTTACTACCGGCGCGCCCGTGCGATGCACGCGGCCGCGCGCAAGATTGTCGCGGAGTTCGGTGGCAACTTCCCCGGCACCGCGGGTGAGCTTTTAAATTTGCCGGGCATCGGCCGATACACTGCGGCTGCCGTCGCGAGCATTGCCTTTGGAGAACCGGTTGCCGTCGTGGACGGTAATGTCGAGCGCGTCCTGGCGCGCTTCCTCGGGCAGGATCTCCGTCAGAGAAACGAAGCGTGGCAGCACGCGTCGGTCCTGCTCCCGGCGAAGTACCCGGGAGACTGGAACCAGGCGATGATGGAACTCGGTGCGACCGTGTGTCTGCCGGAGCAACCGAGGTGCCTGCTCTGCCCGGTAAAGAACTGGTGCGCGGATCCCGGCCGGCAAACGAAGAAGCCGCGAGGCGACCGTCATAAGCGGGAGTTGATCTTCGGTCTGGCGCAACGGCGAGGCTCCGTTTACCTTATCCAGCGGAATTCCAAGGACAGGTTGATGGCTGGGATGTGGGAAATCCCACCCACCGAAAAAGCAGATGATTCTCCGCTGTTCCTCTTGCGCCACTCGATCACGAACAGCGACTACACCGTACTGGTGTTCCCGCTCGCGGCCGCCGAAGTTCGTGGCGGGAGATGGATCGCGCTGAAGAAATCACACGAGTTGCCTCTGACCGGGTTGACGCGAAAGATTTTGCGGGCGGCGAATCTGTGGAAGAGTCCATGAATCTAAGGTTTTAGGGCAAGGAGAAAAAATGGCTGCACTAAAACCAGGCACAAAGGCACCCGCAGTCGAGCTTCCTCTGTTGGGCGGACGCACGTTCTCACTGGGAGATTCGTTGTCCAAGGGACCCGTCGGATTGGCCTTCTTCAAGGTTTCCTGCCCGGTGTGCCAGTATGCATTTCCATACTTTAATCGAATGGCAGATCTCATCCAGGGAAAACGCCTCACCTTTGTGGGGATCTCGCAGGACGACGGCCCCAGCACGGCAGAATTCGCAAAGAGCTTCGGCGTGCATTTTCCACTCGCGCTCGACGATGTGCTCCGTTACCCGGTGTCCAACGCTTACGGCCTCACCAACGTTCCGACGCTGTTCATCATCGACGAGGACGGGAAAATTTCGCACACCATCATCAGTTGGTCGCGGCAAGACATGGAATCCCTCTACGCGGAGTTCCGCGACAGCCAGAACGCCACCCGCAAGCTGTTCCAGCATGGGGAGAACGTCGCCGAATTTAAGGCCGGTTGAGAGTCCAAAAACTGATCCGCGGTCGCGGATCACGAACCCGGAAGGTAGTTCGATTGATTCACGAAAAGTGCTATCCAGTCGCGAGTTCTTGATTCCTCCCGTACAATCAGTCGTTAGAAAACTCAATCCATTTGTGGGTCAGGAATGCGAAGAGGAATCTTTTTTCTCGTATCGTGCGCCTTGCTGCTGAGCATGGCGTTGGCTCAATCAAGAACTCATCGAGCGAAGAAGTACACCACGATGCCGCCAGGCGCGATGCAGGCCATGCACGACGTCAGCGATGGCCGCATCAAAGCCGACATTCGATTTTTGTCGAGCGATGTTCTTGAGGGGCGCGGCACCGGCGCTCGTGGCGGTGATATCGCAGCGCACTACATCGCGAACCAGTTCGAGGAAGCCGGTCTGAAGCCTCTCGGAGCAAATGGCACTTATCTCCAGGACGTGCCAATGCTCGGCGTCACTACGCTCCCCGAGAGCACGATGACTATCACCACCCCCAAGGAAACGATGAACCTGAAGCAGTGGGACGATTGCGTCATCATGGATGACTCGGGGAATTCGTTGAGTGACACCGCTTCGGATCTCCTGTTCGTCGGCTACGGGATCCGCGCCCCGGATTACAACTGGGACGACTACGCGGGCGTGGACGTCAAGGGCAAGGTCTTGCTGATGCTCGTCAACGAGCCGCCGTCGAACGACGAGAACTTTTTCAAAGGCAAGGCGCTGACCTACTACGGCCGGTGGACTTACAAGTACGAAGAAGCGGCGCGGATGGGCGCGGCCGGCGTCATCCTCATCCACAAAACCGACATGGCAAGCTACGGCTGGGATGTCGTGCGTAACTCATGGTCGGGCGAGCGCTCTTATCTTCGCGATGATAAGAATCCGAAGCTGCGGCTTGCCGCATGGGTGCAACATGATGTCGCCACAAAGATGCTGGCGGATGCAGGGCAGAACCTGGATCAACTGATTCAAGCGGCGCAGCAGCGTGGATTCAAGCCTGTTCCGCTTCCCCTCAAAGTTCAGGCCCACGTAGTCAGCAAGGTCAGGCCCTTCGATGCTTATAACGTGATCGGCGAAGTGCCGGGGTCGAATGCCACGTTGAACGACCAGGCCGTTATCATCTCCGCCCATTATGATCATTTGGGTATTCGGCCTGATATGAAGGGCGACAACATATACAACGGGGCTCTCGATAATGCTTCGGGAACCGCAATGCTGATGGAGATGGCGCGAGCCGCTAGCGGGGCTCCGCAGAAGCCAAAGCGCTCGATTATATTCGCCGCAGTCACCGGGGAGGAGCAGGGGCTCTTGGGATCGGAGTATCTCGGCCAGCATCCTCCAATTCCGGACAGAAACATCTCCCTAAACATCAACTTTGACTCCATTCCGCCGCTGGGCATTCCCAAGGAAGTTAGCGCTGGCGGATATGATCGGACGACTTTTGCCCCGATCTTCCAAAAGACGGCTGCCGATTTCGGCATGACGATTGTGCCGCCCGGGCATCCAGAATCCGGTGGTTACTATCGTTCCGACCATTTCAGCTTTGCGCGCGTCGGAATCCCGGCTTTCTCGGTAAATACCGGTGGACGCTTCGAAGGACATCCCGAGGAGTGGGTGAAGGAGCAGCAGAAAAAGAACTCGGCCAACTACCATGAGCCCTCCGATGAGTTCCAGGAAAACGGTGACTACCGCACGGATGGCGTAATGGCGCGGTTCGGCCTCGCGCTGGCATGGCAGGCGGCGGACCTGCCGAACTTGGTCGAATGGCACCAGGGCGATGAGTTCGAGGCCGCCCGGAAGGCGGAAGCGGGCCGAAAGTAGCCTCCGGACAGCTGGAAATGGGCGCATCGCCTCGGCGGTGCGCCTTGGTTTTTTGGTTCCGAAGGTAACCTAGCGCAGGTGTTGCCGAGGTGGTAACTTCGGAACGCTAGTTGTAGCTCGAATCGATAACCGCGATGGTGAAGGCTCTGCGAGAGTCTCGCCGCGCTTAGCAGAACGGACCACCGGGGCCTGGTGCCCCGCCATGAGGTGAAATGCCTCGCTTTCCTTTTTTTGAGCGGGTGAATGTTGCCGACCACGTCAAACAATTGGCGCTGGCGACGTACACTCCCGAAATCAAGTTGGAAGGCCTGCTGACCGGTGTCGACAACGTGCGGCATGATGTCCACCTCAGCCCAAAATTCGCCGAGACCGCCCGCGCGCACCTCGTAAAGCTGATCGCGAAATACGGCAATGTCGAGGATTTGACTCAGTCCGAGCCACTTGCCTCCGCAAATCAAAATAATGTCCCGGTGTGGTCGCGTCCCAAGATCGATCCTGTAAAACCCAAACCTGCCGACCCGAGTGCCGAGTTCAAGCGGATGCTCGCCGATCTTCAACTGGCGTCGCTACACCAGGCGAAGGCGGACGGAAATATCTGCCGCGATGTCCTTTGCCGCCTGGCAGTCATTAAGTTTTTGCGCAACGAGCTTTCGACCCAATTCGTGCAGGTGCTTGAACGTTGCCGCGCCAAGCTTCGCGAATACGAAGGGCCACGGAGTAATCCCAAGGGCATTGCGCTGCGCGACCGTTTCCTGAAACTTCAAGTCTCGAAGAAAATCGTACAGCGCAAAGCCGGCCAAGAACTCTTTGCCACGCTGCGTGAGGTTGAAAAGGAATCGCTGGCACGCATGCGCCGGGTGCTCTTTGGCGATGCCGAACTCGGCGTCTATGAACTCTTCATGGACCGCCTGCTGTTCAGCGAAAACGGCCGCGACGATTATTTGAACGCCGAACACTACGTCATGCTCGGCAACTACGACAAGGACGTGGACCGGTTCGAGTTCGTTGTAGAAGCCGCGGAAGAGTTTTTCGAGAAAATCGGTCTTCTGGATGCACTGGATCTAGAGCAGGATCGCGCGCGACTTGATGGTTGGCTGAATGCGCCGGAGAATGCACAGGAGTTGGTTGCGGGCGGCTCCCCTGACGAGGATTCCGTAAAGGGGAAGGGCCAACGCGCTGTCCTGACGGCATGGACGCAGACTCTGGAAGACGCCGGAATCCTTCCCTACGTGATCGCCTCTTACGAGGTGGTTCCGTTATTGGCAGAATATTCGCCGGTCATCAATCCGCAGCAACTCAAAAACGCGCTGATCTCGCGGGCGGAGCGCAAGCGCGTGGAGCAATTGCTCGAGGAGCACGGAAGGATGTCCGCGGAGAAACTGCAGACTGCCGTGCGCCGCATGGAAAACTATTCATTTCCCGAGCGAACCAAGACGGCGGGCCGTTTCCTCGTCGATTTCATGCGCTACCATCGCGACCTGCGGCGGTTGGAGGCAGTAAATTCCGCGGTTGACGCTATTAATGTCGTAGCGAACGACAAACTTCGCGAACTCTCGTCCATCAATAACACGCTCTACGAATTTCTCCTCACCGAGGAACAAAAGCCGGCAGAAGAAAGAATTGCCAGCCATGTGATCCTGAAAGCCGATATTCGCGATTCGACTTATCTCACGCGAACGCTGTTTGAACGCGGCCTGAATCCGGCATCGTACTTCAGTCTGAATTTCTACGAACCGGTGAACAAGTTGCTGCCAAAGTACGGCGCGACCAAAGTCTTCATCGAAGGCGACGCGGTCATTCTGGCGATGTTCGAGCGCGAAAACGAGCAGAGCTTCGTGGCGGCACGTACTTGCATGCTGGCCCGCGAGATGATTGCTATCGTGCGCGGCTATAACGAGCAATCGCAGAAATCCGGCCTGCCAACGCTGGAACTCGGGATCGGAATCTGCTTCCAGGATTCCGCGCCGATGTACCTGATGGATGGCGCGAACCGCATCATGATTTCCAAGGCGCTCAACGAAAGCGACCGGCTCTCGTCCTGCAGCAAAGCTGCGCGCAAATACGCCGGACTCAATGAAAATCTCTTCAACGTCTTCGCCTTCAAAACCGTTGATGACGCCTTCACCGGTGGTACCCCTGAAGAATTCCTGATCCGCTACAACATCGGCGGCGTGCACATCAATGAAGCCGCCTTCCAGAAACTGCAGCAGGAGATCAAGCTGCAACTGACCGCGGTGGAGTTGCCTGGTCTCTGGGGCAAAGAAACCGTCCGCCTGTATAGCGGCCTGGTTCCCGTGGCGACTGCGAGCGGCACGGCTTCGTTCCACAACATTGTCGTGCGCGAAGCTCACATCCCACACGTAAACGCCATGGATATGTCACTTCGCGAGTGGACCGACGGGCGATACTACGAGGTCTGCACCAACTCGCGCGTTTACGATTTGCTGGAATCCAGGAGCGCGCGGGTGGCGGCAACGACGTAAAGCTATTGTTTCCACTTCTCCGCGCGAAACGGAACCTGCACCACAGCTTCGACATCTACAGGAACGCCTTCCTTCGTGCCCGGACGGAACCGCCAGCGGGAGAGTGCAGCCATTGCGCTCTGGTCGAGCCGTCGATCCGCACTGTCGAGAACGCGCACCGAGTCGACGGTTCCATTGGCGCGAATGACCGCATACAGCACCACGGTCCCTTCCACACGGTCGCGAATCAGTTCTGGCGGATAAGCCGGGTCCACCTTGTTGAGCGCGACGGGCGCGCTGATGTCGCTCTTGTCCTGCGTCGGCTTGAGTTCGGCATAGCGGACGATCCAACTCCCGACCGCTGAGGAAAGGTTCGGCATGTTGAGCACCA
Proteins encoded in this window:
- the mutY gene encoding A/G-specific adenine glycosylase, with translation MSRSGGILDNQDLARVQNTLLAWYRRERRDLPWRETRDPYRIWISEIMLQQTRVTAVLKYYRRFLARFPDVHTLAVAKEADVLAVWSGLGYYRRARAMHAAARKIVAEFGGNFPGTAGELLNLPGIGRYTAAAVASIAFGEPVAVVDGNVERVLARFLGQDLRQRNEAWQHASVLLPAKYPGDWNQAMMELGATVCLPEQPRCLLCPVKNWCADPGRQTKKPRGDRHKRELIFGLAQRRGSVYLIQRNSKDRLMAGMWEIPPTEKADDSPLFLLRHSITNSDYTVLVFPLAAAEVRGGRWIALKKSHELPLTGLTRKILRAANLWKSP
- a CDS encoding TlpA disulfide reductase family protein — translated: MAALKPGTKAPAVELPLLGGRTFSLGDSLSKGPVGLAFFKVSCPVCQYAFPYFNRMADLIQGKRLTFVGISQDDGPSTAEFAKSFGVHFPLALDDVLRYPVSNAYGLTNVPTLFIIDEDGKISHTIISWSRQDMESLYAEFRDSQNATRKLFQHGENVAEFKAG
- a CDS encoding M28 family peptidase; its protein translation is MALAQSRTHRAKKYTTMPPGAMQAMHDVSDGRIKADIRFLSSDVLEGRGTGARGGDIAAHYIANQFEEAGLKPLGANGTYLQDVPMLGVTTLPESTMTITTPKETMNLKQWDDCVIMDDSGNSLSDTASDLLFVGYGIRAPDYNWDDYAGVDVKGKVLLMLVNEPPSNDENFFKGKALTYYGRWTYKYEEAARMGAAGVILIHKTDMASYGWDVVRNSWSGERSYLRDDKNPKLRLAAWVQHDVATKMLADAGQNLDQLIQAAQQRGFKPVPLPLKVQAHVVSKVRPFDAYNVIGEVPGSNATLNDQAVIISAHYDHLGIRPDMKGDNIYNGALDNASGTAMLMEMARAASGAPQKPKRSIIFAAVTGEEQGLLGSEYLGQHPPIPDRNISLNINFDSIPPLGIPKEVSAGGYDRTTFAPIFQKTAADFGMTIVPPGHPESGGYYRSDHFSFARVGIPAFSVNTGGRFEGHPEEWVKEQQKKNSANYHEPSDEFQENGDYRTDGVMARFGLALAWQAADLPNLVEWHQGDEFEAARKAEAGRK